A genome region from Geobacter pickeringii includes the following:
- a CDS encoding roadblock/LC7 domain-containing protein, whose translation MPFKAILTDLVRSVPGASGAILADWEGEAVEQFALYDDFELKIVGAHKGIILNQVKELQGRLDDPVRDAVITTAHQHVVIGAVGNDYSLVMTLAREAISARALPPFRKAIELLMKEIY comes from the coding sequence GTGCCGTTCAAAGCGATTCTGACCGATCTCGTGCGATCCGTACCCGGCGCAAGCGGGGCGATACTGGCCGACTGGGAGGGAGAGGCGGTGGAACAATTCGCTCTCTATGACGATTTTGAGCTCAAGATCGTCGGCGCCCACAAGGGGATCATCCTTAATCAGGTGAAGGAGCTGCAAGGCAGGCTCGACGACCCGGTGCGGGATGCCGTGATCACCACGGCGCACCAGCACGTGGTCATCGGTGCCGTGGGCAACGATTATTCCCTGGTCATGACGCTGGCCCGCGAGGCGATTTCCGCGCGCGCCCTTCCACCGTTCCGGAAGGCCATCGAGCTCTTGATGAAGGAGATATACTGA
- a CDS encoding phosphotransferase gives MLLEMHCHTAEHSECSSISACELVRQVYAKGLQGVVFTDHHFLWSDDALRQVRRGAEVPDHFLVLSGQEVSSAECGDVLVYGATKIFPPRTSLVDIRDEFPEAALVWAHPYRKGRQPTVATLRNALLDGIEIFNSNHTVLENSRALRDWHQHRFTAIGGTDTHGSSYAGLYPTIFDHPMKNIFDLATEIRHGRCRPFLKEIPRSGANSLVTEVTFGTKGKDEVRERLIIKEITSAHKWRSEERAHEIMAHLIKHGFADGAYRVPRPIDDDPDSMTLIEQGLRAKSLYDKLLTSNSFDGREYIERAAAWLARLHNCRLQITSPDEFLVKEEARLEKYLERFTDISHRHTRKVSDIIGALRDAERGVVQASAGLLVQGHGDFHPKNIFVGQDSQEDRSTLFVAAIDFESSLVLPCAFDVGCFLAQFHNQFFAHPDILQRYPEQIFLDTYLGNSVGIESDFLRQVELFRARTNMSIAAYLIKIGMGESENLWRVIVEAERALGHV, from the coding sequence ATGTTGTTAGAAATGCATTGTCATACTGCTGAGCATTCTGAATGCAGTTCCATATCGGCCTGCGAACTGGTGCGACAGGTGTACGCCAAGGGGTTGCAAGGAGTTGTGTTCACCGACCATCATTTTTTGTGGTCCGATGATGCCTTGAGACAAGTTCGCCGCGGCGCCGAAGTGCCGGACCATTTTCTTGTCCTCTCCGGCCAGGAGGTTTCCTCCGCCGAATGTGGCGATGTGTTGGTGTATGGAGCGACGAAGATATTTCCTCCCCGTACGTCACTCGTTGATATTCGGGACGAATTTCCCGAGGCAGCACTGGTATGGGCCCATCCCTACCGAAAGGGACGGCAGCCGACAGTTGCGACGCTTCGAAATGCGCTTCTGGACGGTATAGAGATTTTCAATTCCAATCACACGGTCCTCGAGAACAGCCGGGCCTTGCGGGATTGGCACCAGCATCGGTTTACGGCCATTGGCGGCACCGATACGCACGGTAGCAGTTATGCGGGGCTCTATCCGACGATATTCGATCATCCCATGAAGAATATATTTGATCTGGCAACTGAAATTAGACATGGTCGCTGCCGCCCTTTCCTTAAGGAAATTCCGAGGTCTGGCGCAAACAGCCTTGTTACGGAGGTTACGTTCGGAACCAAGGGAAAAGACGAAGTTCGTGAGCGCCTGATTATCAAGGAGATTACATCGGCTCACAAGTGGAGGTCAGAAGAGCGAGCCCATGAGATCATGGCGCATCTTATCAAGCACGGTTTCGCGGATGGTGCGTATCGCGTCCCCCGTCCCATTGATGATGATCCCGATTCGATGACCCTTATCGAACAGGGACTGCGAGCTAAATCGTTATACGATAAGCTGCTGACGTCCAATTCTTTCGACGGGCGTGAATATATTGAGCGGGCCGCAGCCTGGCTCGCCCGGCTGCATAATTGTCGGCTTCAAATCACCTCTCCCGATGAATTCCTTGTAAAAGAAGAGGCAAGGCTTGAGAAGTATCTTGAGCGGTTTACCGATATTTCCCATCGACATACACGCAAAGTAAGCGACATAATAGGCGCCTTGCGGGACGCCGAGCGCGGAGTCGTCCAGGCATCCGCCGGCCTTTTGGTCCAGGGACATGGTGATTTCCATCCCAAAAACATCTTTGTAGGGCAGGATTCGCAGGAGGATCGTTCAACCCTCTTTGTGGCGGCAATCGATTTCGAAAGTTCCCTCGTCCTTCCCTGCGCCTTTGATGTCGGTTGTTTTCTGGCCCAATTTCACAACCAGTTCTTCGCCCACCCGGACATTCTGCAAAGGTACCCAGAACAGATTTTTCTCGATACATACCTGGGCAACTCGGTCGGGATCGAATCCGATTTTTTGCGTCAGGTGGAATTGTTTCGAGCCCGTACAAACATGAGTATTGCCGCGTATTTGATCAAGATCGGGATGGGGGAGAGCGAGAACCTCTGGCGTGTAATCGTGGAGGCCGAACGAGCTCTGGGGCACGTCTGA
- a CDS encoding TIGR00282 family metallophosphoesterase, whose translation MPVKLLFVGDIVGAPGREALSRELHRLVDRHCVDLVIANGENAAGGFGLTEDTARELYSLGVDVLTSGNHIWDKKEALPYIKREEWLVRPANYPSGTAGKGSVVARTAGGIKVGILNLEGRVFMNNLECPFRTADREIELLKEQTDVIFVDFHAEATSEKVALGWYLDGRVSAVVGTHTHVQTADERILAGGTAYLSDAGMTGSFDSVIGIKKELAIEKFVTLMPTRFEVARKDLRLNGVVIEIDEASGKSLGIERISLSCS comes from the coding sequence ATGCCCGTTAAGCTTCTTTTCGTCGGGGACATCGTGGGCGCGCCGGGCAGAGAGGCGCTTTCCCGCGAACTTCATCGTCTTGTGGACCGTCACTGTGTCGACTTGGTAATTGCGAACGGCGAAAACGCTGCCGGCGGTTTTGGTCTTACGGAGGATACCGCACGCGAGCTTTATTCGCTTGGGGTGGACGTGCTTACCAGTGGGAATCACATCTGGGACAAGAAGGAAGCGCTCCCCTACATCAAGCGAGAAGAGTGGCTCGTCCGTCCGGCCAACTATCCGTCGGGCACTGCGGGAAAAGGGAGTGTCGTGGCCCGGACGGCAGGCGGCATCAAGGTTGGCATTCTCAATCTCGAGGGACGTGTCTTTATGAACAACCTCGAGTGTCCCTTCAGGACTGCAGATCGAGAAATTGAGCTGCTCAAGGAGCAGACCGACGTTATTTTTGTTGATTTTCATGCTGAAGCGACATCGGAGAAAGTGGCGCTTGGTTGGTACCTCGACGGGCGCGTGAGTGCCGTTGTCGGAACCCATACCCATGTTCAGACTGCCGATGAGAGAATCCTTGCCGGCGGGACCGCGTACCTCTCGGACGCGGGGATGACCGGAAGCTTCGATTCAGTTATCGGAATAAAGAAAGAGCTTGCCATTGAAAAGTTTGTGACCCTGATGCCGACTCGCTTCGAAGTGGCAAGGAAAGACCTGCGACTCAACGGCGTCGTGATTGAAATCGATGAGGCAAGCGGTAAGTCGCTCGGTATCGAGCGTATCTCACTATCGTGCTCCTGA
- a CDS encoding IS3 family transposase (programmed frameshift): protein MKAKRFTEEQIIGILKQAEAGMKVVDLCRMHGVSDATFYTWRKKYGGMDVSDAKRLKQLEDENRKLKQMLAEALLDNKILKDVVSKKVVAPAARRHVVEYLRQSYSISERRACKLSCLDRSSFRYQPKPDKNTELRIRLRELAEQRRKFGSPRLHVLLQREGHQVNHKRIERLYREEGLSLRGKKRKKRLSHLRVVLDWPQQANEHWSMDFVSDSLWNGRRFRVLTIVDDLTKECPALEVDHSLPGLRVTRVLDRLASTRGLPKVITVDNGPEFISRAMDAWAYEKKVRLRFIQPGKPVQNAYIESFNGKLREECLNENVFIDLYDARKKIEAWRKDYNTFRPHSSLNNLTPEEFANSLPQQGQITNFQMAE from the exons ATGAAAGCAAAGCGATTCACTGAAGAACAGATCATTGGCATCCTGAAGCAGGCAGAAGCTGGCATGAAGGTCGTAGACCTCTGCCGAATGCACGGCGTCAGCGATGCCACCTTCTACACTTGGCGCAAGAAGTATGGCGGGATGGATGTCTCCGACGCCAAACGCCTTAAACAGCTTGAAGACGAGAATCGCAAGCTCAAGCAGATGCTTGCCGAGGCCCTGCTTGACAACAAGATTCTCAAAGACGTCGTCTCAA AAAAAGTGGTAGCACCCGCTGCACGACGGCACGTTGTGGAGTACCTGCGGCAATCCTACTCCATCAGCGAGCGGCGGGCCTGTAAGCTGTCGTGCCTTGACCGGAGCAGTTTTCGGTACCAGCCGAAACCGGACAAGAATACTGAACTGCGTATAAGACTGCGAGAACTGGCAGAGCAGCGGCGAAAATTCGGTTCTCCGCGATTGCATGTCCTGCTTCAACGAGAAGGACACCAGGTGAATCACAAGCGGATAGAACGGCTCTATCGTGAAGAAGGGCTGTCGCTACGTGGCAAGAAGCGGAAGAAACGCCTCAGCCATCTTCGAGTTGTGCTGGATTGGCCGCAGCAGGCAAACGAGCACTGGTCAATGGACTTTGTCTCCGACAGTCTGTGGAACGGCAGGCGGTTCCGTGTGCTGACCATCGTAGACGACCTGACCAAGGAATGCCCGGCACTGGAGGTGGATCACTCTCTGCCGGGGTTGCGGGTCACACGTGTTCTGGACCGACTAGCTTCGACCCGTGGCCTGCCCAAGGTCATCACCGTGGATAACGGTCCGGAATTCATAAGCAGGGCAATGGATGCCTGGGCTTACGAGAAAAAAGTAAGGTTGCGCTTCATTCAGCCGGGGAAACCGGTACAGAACGCTTATATTGAAAGCTTCAACGGCAAACTGCGCGAGGAATGCCTCAACGAGAACGTATTCATTGACTTGTACGACGCGAGAAAAAAGATCGAAGCATGGCGCAAGGACTACAACACATTCCGGCCGCACAGTTCGCTGAACAATTTGACGCCGGAAGAATTTGCCAACTCTTTACCCCAACAAGGCCAAATCACTAACTTCCAAATGGCTGAATGA
- a CDS encoding cell division protein ZapA, whose protein sequence is MKSSHRIKVLGKEITVRSSASPEQVQKIESLVNRKLAEAQASVPVGDPQIPVILALMNLAEGYVALAQAAEEQRELERAEIIRLSRRIDRVLS, encoded by the coding sequence ATGAAGTCGTCACACCGCATCAAAGTGCTTGGCAAGGAAATAACGGTCAGGAGTTCCGCTTCTCCCGAGCAGGTACAAAAAATAGAATCCCTCGTAAACCGGAAACTGGCCGAAGCCCAGGCTTCGGTGCCGGTGGGTGATCCTCAGATACCGGTCATACTTGCCCTCATGAATCTGGCGGAAGGGTATGTCGCTCTTGCTCAGGCGGCTGAAGAGCAAAGGGAGCTTGAACGGGCTGAGATAATCCGGTTGAGCAGGCGAATTGATAGGGTTTTGTCGTGA
- the zapB gene encoding cell division protein ZapB, whose product MDQELFAELEGRIEALIEKYASLRRENELLREENSRLLKERDGIKGKIDGILRKLEGI is encoded by the coding sequence ATGGACCAGGAATTGTTTGCCGAGCTTGAGGGCCGGATCGAGGCGCTCATTGAAAAATATGCCTCTCTGCGGCGGGAAAATGAGCTTCTCCGGGAAGAAAACAGCCGACTTCTCAAAGAGCGTGACGGAATTAAGGGGAAGATAGACGGCATTCTCAGGAAGCTTGAAGGAATCTGA
- the nifU gene encoding Fe-S cluster assembly protein NifU: MWDYTDKVREHFLNPRNVGEIQNADAVGEVGSLACGDALKLYIKLDDQKERIADAKFQTFGCASAIASSSALTEIIKGRTLDEALAVTNQEIADFLGGLPEEKMHCSVMGQEALEVAIAKYRGGPVPTHGHDHVHDEVEESGEIVCKCFGLTDTFLKKVIAANKLTTAEQVTHFTKAGGACGGCIPKIKELIDEVLGSQPKAEQKRPEKLTNLRKMQLIQETLEKEIRPLLWADGGDLELVDISGSEVQIAFRKACAGCASSGNTAKFVELKLRELVAEDIVVLEVEG; this comes from the coding sequence ATGTGGGATTACACTGACAAGGTCCGGGAACATTTCCTGAACCCGAGAAACGTGGGAGAAATACAGAATGCCGACGCCGTGGGCGAAGTCGGCAGCCTTGCCTGCGGCGACGCCCTGAAGCTTTATATCAAGCTCGACGACCAGAAAGAGCGGATCGCTGACGCAAAATTCCAGACCTTCGGCTGTGCCAGCGCCATTGCCTCATCCTCTGCCCTTACCGAGATCATCAAGGGGCGGACCCTTGATGAGGCCCTCGCCGTGACCAACCAGGAGATCGCGGATTTTCTGGGTGGCCTTCCCGAGGAGAAGATGCATTGTTCCGTCATGGGACAGGAGGCGCTTGAGGTTGCGATCGCCAAATACCGCGGCGGCCCGGTTCCGACTCATGGGCACGATCACGTGCACGACGAGGTGGAGGAGTCTGGAGAGATCGTCTGCAAATGCTTCGGACTTACCGACACGTTTCTGAAGAAGGTAATAGCCGCCAACAAGCTGACAACCGCCGAGCAGGTGACCCATTTTACCAAGGCAGGGGGAGCCTGCGGAGGCTGCATCCCCAAAATAAAGGAGCTGATCGATGAAGTCCTGGGCTCTCAGCCCAAGGCAGAGCAGAAGAGACCCGAAAAGCTCACCAATCTCAGGAAGATGCAGTTGATTCAGGAGACGCTCGAAAAGGAGATCCGGCCGTTGCTGTGGGCTGACGGCGGCGATCTGGAACTGGTCGACATCTCCGGGAGCGAGGTTCAGATCGCGTTCCGCAAGGCGTGCGCCGGTTGCGCCTCGTCGGGGAATACGGCAAAATTTGTGGAATTGAAGCTGCGCGAGCTCGTGGCCGAAGATATCGTTGTCCTGGAGGTAGAGGGATGA
- the tyrS gene encoding tyrosine--tRNA ligase: MSVAEQMSVIKRGAVEILIEKELEEKLAKSEKTGVPLKIKAGFDPTAPDLHLGHTVLLHKLRQFQQLGHEVYFLIGDFTGMIGDPTGKSETRKALTREDVLRNAETYKEQVFKILDREKTKVVFNSQWLGSLSATDMIGLAAKYTVARMLERDDFGKRFATQLPISIHEFLYPLIQGYDSVAMRADVELGGTDQKFNLLVGRELQREWGQAPQSVITMPLLEGLDGVNKMSKSLGNYIGINEPPDEIFGKIMSISDELMLRYYELLSDMSLGELEKLKVDLREEIIHPMEAKKQLGREIVARYHGSVAATAAEESFVKRFRDNQVPDELPEVCINAVADLNQSHVLLCRLLAVTSLVKSNGEGRRAIQQGGVKVNGERVSDDGIEIPCTGEYVLQVGKRRFVRVKFV; the protein is encoded by the coding sequence ATGTCTGTTGCAGAGCAGATGTCAGTTATCAAGCGAGGGGCGGTCGAAATACTCATTGAAAAGGAATTGGAGGAAAAACTCGCCAAATCCGAAAAGACCGGAGTGCCGCTCAAGATAAAAGCAGGTTTTGATCCAACTGCTCCGGACCTGCATCTGGGGCATACGGTGCTTCTTCATAAACTGCGCCAGTTCCAGCAACTCGGGCACGAGGTTTATTTCCTTATCGGCGACTTTACCGGGATGATTGGCGACCCGACCGGGAAATCAGAAACTCGCAAAGCTCTTACCCGTGAAGACGTTCTGCGCAACGCCGAAACTTACAAAGAGCAAGTTTTCAAGATCCTCGATCGAGAAAAAACCAAAGTAGTATTCAATTCCCAGTGGCTTGGCTCCCTCTCCGCAACCGATATGATTGGCCTTGCCGCCAAGTATACCGTTGCGCGGATGCTCGAACGTGACGATTTCGGCAAACGCTTTGCGACGCAACTTCCAATCAGCATTCATGAATTTCTTTATCCGCTCATTCAGGGTTATGACTCCGTTGCCATGAGGGCCGATGTTGAACTTGGTGGTACCGATCAGAAGTTCAACTTGCTTGTTGGGCGAGAACTTCAGCGAGAGTGGGGGCAGGCGCCACAGAGCGTAATCACCATGCCGCTTCTTGAAGGGCTCGATGGTGTCAATAAGATGAGCAAGTCGCTCGGTAACTATATTGGCATCAATGAGCCTCCCGACGAGATCTTTGGGAAGATCATGTCGATCTCCGATGAATTGATGCTCCGTTATTATGAGCTTCTCAGTGACATGTCTCTGGGCGAACTGGAAAAACTCAAGGTAGATCTCCGTGAGGAAATCATTCATCCCATGGAGGCAAAAAAACAGCTCGGACGGGAGATCGTTGCTCGGTATCACGGATCTGTCGCTGCGACTGCGGCTGAAGAGAGTTTTGTAAAACGTTTTCGCGACAACCAAGTCCCAGACGAACTTCCGGAAGTATGCATAAATGCAGTTGCTGATCTGAACCAATCCCATGTGCTTCTCTGCAGGCTTCTGGCGGTGACCTCCTTGGTCAAGTCTAACGGTGAGGGGCGTCGGGCCATACAGCAGGGAGGGGTAAAGGTCAATGGGGAGCGGGTATCCGATGACGGCATCGAAATACCGTGTACCGGAGAGTATGTTCTTCAGGTCGGCAAGCGTCGTTTTGTTCGGGTAAAATTTGTATAA
- the rny gene encoding ribonuclease Y — protein sequence MKIEIAIILILVAGGAGFFVGNLLRRKLSDSLVSKAEELASKIVDDAKREAETTTKEAELQAKDAIYQAKAEAERESKEKRKDLQALEKRLQQKEENLDKKMLLFDQRDADLTKKEQSLLNREQSLGQKEEKLDSLVAEQRDKLESISGMSSAEAKKILMDTLESEAKLDAAKRIKVIEEEARETADKKSKEIISLAIQRYAGEYVAEKTVSVVALPSDEMKGRIIGREGRNIRALEAATGIDLIIDDTPEAVILSGFNPIRREVAKIALEKLIADGRIHPGRIEEVVTKAEEEVEHAIKEAGDQAAFDLGVHGIHPEILKLIGRLRYRTSYSQNVYQHSLEVAFLCGIMASELGINVKQAKRAGLLHDLGKAVDHEVEGSHAVIGAELARKYGESPKIVHAIMAHHEDEKPSSVLAVLVQAADALSGARPGARREMMETYVKRLDDLERIAGSFTGVNNSFAIQAGREIRVMVSSDEVNDERAVLLAKDIAKKIEAEMTYPGQIKVNVIRETRAIEYAR from the coding sequence TTGAAGATAGAAATCGCCATCATTCTTATTCTGGTAGCCGGAGGGGCAGGTTTTTTTGTTGGCAATCTGTTGCGGCGGAAACTTTCCGATTCGCTTGTCAGCAAGGCAGAGGAACTCGCATCCAAGATCGTCGACGACGCCAAGCGTGAAGCTGAGACCACCACGAAAGAAGCTGAGCTTCAGGCAAAGGACGCGATTTACCAGGCAAAGGCCGAAGCGGAGCGCGAGTCCAAGGAGAAACGCAAAGATCTTCAGGCCTTGGAAAAGCGTCTTCAGCAAAAAGAAGAAAATCTCGACAAGAAAATGCTCCTTTTCGACCAACGCGATGCAGATCTGACCAAAAAGGAGCAGTCGCTTTTGAATCGCGAGCAGTCGCTGGGGCAAAAAGAGGAAAAACTTGACTCCCTTGTTGCAGAGCAGCGGGACAAACTCGAAAGCATTTCGGGCATGTCATCGGCTGAGGCCAAGAAGATTTTGATGGACACTCTGGAGAGTGAGGCAAAACTTGATGCCGCCAAGCGCATCAAGGTCATCGAGGAGGAGGCCCGCGAGACTGCCGACAAGAAGTCCAAGGAGATCATCTCTCTGGCCATTCAGCGGTATGCCGGTGAGTACGTCGCCGAGAAAACGGTTTCGGTTGTGGCGCTTCCCTCTGACGAGATGAAGGGGCGAATCATCGGTCGTGAGGGACGCAACATCAGAGCGCTGGAAGCAGCGACAGGGATAGATCTCATTATTGACGATACTCCTGAGGCAGTCATTCTGTCCGGTTTCAACCCCATTCGTCGTGAGGTGGCCAAGATCGCTCTTGAAAAACTGATTGCCGATGGACGGATCCACCCTGGCCGCATCGAGGAGGTTGTGACGAAGGCTGAAGAGGAGGTCGAACACGCCATCAAGGAAGCGGGTGACCAGGCCGCATTCGATCTGGGTGTGCACGGGATTCATCCTGAAATCCTCAAGCTGATCGGCCGTCTCCGGTACCGTACATCCTACAGCCAAAACGTATACCAGCATTCGCTTGAAGTGGCCTTCCTCTGCGGCATCATGGCGTCGGAACTTGGAATCAACGTCAAGCAGGCAAAGCGAGCCGGTCTTCTTCACGACCTCGGGAAAGCGGTTGACCACGAGGTGGAGGGTTCCCATGCCGTAATCGGTGCAGAGCTGGCGCGGAAATACGGCGAATCCCCAAAGATTGTCCACGCCATCATGGCGCACCACGAGGACGAGAAGCCGTCGTCAGTGCTTGCCGTGTTGGTGCAGGCTGCCGATGCGCTTTCCGGTGCTCGCCCCGGCGCGCGGCGCGAAATGATGGAGACTTACGTCAAGCGGCTTGATGATCTCGAGAGGATTGCCGGATCGTTCACGGGAGTGAATAATTCGTTTGCAATTCAAGCCGGCCGGGAGATACGGGTCATGGTCTCGAGTGACGAAGTCAATGATGAGCGGGCCGTACTCCTTGCCAAGGATATCGCCAAGAAGATCGAGGCAGAGATGACATACCCGGGGCAGATCAAGGTCAACGTAATCCGGGAAACCCGGGCAATCGAATATGCCCGTTAA
- a CDS encoding 5-formyltetrahydrofolate cyclo-ligase, whose protein sequence is MPKRAIRQLLLARRKLLPVIEAQCAARRAQQALIATPEFVLARRVILYSPIHGEVDTREIMEASWSAGKDVFLPAVCGEDLRFIRVASEGDFKKGAFGILEPCQTGEALPPGRADIIVLPGVAFDLFGRRIGYGKGYYDRALHCLEGTGRLFGFCYDFQLVDEIAGEPHDVAVDVVITERRMIRPSVSNRSEEVREN, encoded by the coding sequence ATGCCCAAAAGAGCCATCAGGCAATTGCTGCTTGCCAGGCGCAAGTTGTTACCCGTCATTGAGGCACAATGCGCGGCGCGACGTGCCCAGCAGGCACTCATCGCAACCCCCGAGTTTGTTCTTGCCCGCAGGGTTATCCTGTATTCGCCAATCCATGGTGAAGTGGATACACGGGAGATAATGGAGGCTTCTTGGTCTGCGGGCAAAGACGTGTTTCTCCCCGCGGTCTGTGGCGAGGATCTTCGATTCATAAGAGTTGCCAGTGAAGGGGATTTCAAGAAAGGGGCGTTTGGAATCCTCGAGCCGTGTCAGACCGGCGAGGCATTGCCGCCGGGGCGGGCTGATATAATTGTCCTTCCCGGCGTAGCATTTGATCTCTTCGGCAGACGTATCGGCTATGGCAAGGGATATTACGATCGGGCGCTGCACTGTCTTGAAGGAACGGGGAGGCTTTTCGGCTTCTGCTACGATTTTCAACTAGTGGATGAAATTGCCGGGGAACCCCACGATGTCGCTGTGGACGTGGTTATCACCGAGAGGCGCATGATCCGCCCATCGGTTAGCAATAGATCAGAGGAGGTACGGGAAAATTGA
- the ftsY gene encoding signal recognition particle-docking protein FtsY has protein sequence MSEEKKGFFKGLWGKIAGSDDGGEGTSTEPVQQAAGPVSEVSPSAADGESRKAGFFERLKQGLSKTRDSLVGRIDRLVLGKKEIDADTLEGLEEILITADIGVQTTVELIRTLEQRLSRNELKDGAALKEALKEEILKRVVRDAAPLDTTAASPFVIMVIGVNGVGKTTTIGKLAARYCQQGKRVVLAAGDTFRAAAAEQLQAWGERAGVDVVRHQEGADPSAVVFDGIKAAVARKADILIVDTAGRLHTKVNLMEELKKVRRIMGRELPGAPHETLLVLDAATGQNAISQARLFKEAAEVSGIALTKLDGTAKGGIVVAICNEFRIPVRYIGVGEGVEDLRDFDPAQFVEALFQ, from the coding sequence ATGTCCGAAGAGAAAAAGGGTTTTTTCAAGGGGCTCTGGGGAAAGATCGCCGGGAGCGATGACGGTGGCGAGGGGACCTCAACCGAGCCGGTGCAGCAGGCTGCTGGGCCGGTTTCAGAGGTTTCTCCCTCCGCTGCTGATGGCGAGAGCCGCAAGGCCGGTTTCTTTGAGCGCCTCAAACAGGGATTGAGCAAGACGCGCGACAGCCTTGTGGGGCGGATTGATCGTCTGGTGCTCGGCAAAAAGGAGATTGATGCCGACACGCTGGAGGGACTGGAAGAGATCCTGATCACGGCGGACATCGGCGTCCAGACCACGGTGGAACTGATCCGGACGCTCGAGCAGCGTCTTTCCCGCAATGAGCTCAAGGATGGTGCTGCCCTTAAGGAGGCGCTCAAGGAGGAGATTCTGAAGCGTGTCGTCCGCGATGCGGCCCCCCTCGACACGACCGCCGCATCGCCTTTCGTCATAATGGTGATCGGCGTGAATGGCGTCGGGAAGACCACCACCATCGGCAAGCTCGCCGCTCGCTACTGCCAGCAGGGGAAGCGGGTCGTTCTCGCGGCGGGAGATACGTTCCGCGCCGCCGCCGCCGAACAGTTGCAGGCGTGGGGAGAGCGGGCGGGGGTGGATGTCGTCCGCCATCAGGAGGGGGCCGATCCCTCCGCCGTGGTTTTCGACGGCATCAAGGCTGCCGTTGCGCGCAAGGCCGACATCCTCATTGTCGACACGGCGGGACGTCTCCATACCAAGGTGAATCTCATGGAGGAACTGAAGAAGGTTCGCCGCATCATGGGGCGCGAGCTCCCCGGCGCACCCCATGAGACGCTGCTTGTTCTCGATGCGGCAACGGGGCAGAATGCCATTTCCCAGGCCAGGCTTTTCAAGGAGGCGGCGGAAGTCAGCGGAATCGCCCTGACAAAGCTCGACGGCACCGCGAAGGGAGGGATCGTCGTGGCGATCTGCAACGAATTCCGGATCCCCGTCCGATACATAGGGGTGGGCGAGGGGGTGGAGGACCTTCGCGACTTCGATCCCGCCCAGTTCGTGGAGGCACTTTTCCAATAA